From a single Endozoicomonas euniceicola genomic region:
- the ygjK gene encoding alpha-glucosidase: protein MRFKKSLLAASIITSMLLTGCTDKNDDDEINIDRSSLNPLGEIALQYDNVLNRSGNPMALRERDKYSNIKFNPLYDNGSWHGFLLPGSADTYGSFTGPSIIAEEYNVLLGKYMDQLSLTDSSGRVYDLTSVKNPELISYPGALYQRYDLGDIEVAMEMRFVDKRVSLVKTTVLNKSSSAKELTFNWAGELTEELYRKPGVTNKETVTGKYGEEFRTFTPDIYGINVRLNEQRDTYVMMTQDGATFMIRRTLETKFNLNDPLSYESKSSPVTIAAGSSSSVWSTQAYGHDANEVADIEKRTASILNNPESYFKKSADRWEGYLKNGLTNDKATKQQSRLAVKTIQNLHTNWRSPYGFLQTSGVTPSYTAPWFAGGIWPWDSWKHVYALAHINPDLAMDNVRAMFDYQVTKDDTLRPQDAGMLIDVVFPNAQSLRVEKPFNNDVIRHLQNADHLDGDNWNERNTKPSLASWSVWETYLGLKEQGREDDAVKWIAEMYPQLVEYHNWWYTNRDVNGNGIVEYGATMDPAHNDEHGELKFSFTYSDKLEMPDDLKKMMGESCLEGEEQKQTCYSTDMYDLMADWGEVDISAPAQDGAGWESGRDNAANFGFISDEQLQAYAEKEHDGNMVLARADWTPRFFQHKVNGEPVGYTINQESVDINSYLAGEKNFLAQMADLLGKLEDAKTYREDAEKIATYINTHMFDETSGFYYDLKISGKKVEPYQKDTDGELLTMRGRGPEGWSPLFNKVATQENAQKVRDVIMDPKEFNAPKVPFPTAAMSNPAYNPDIYWRGRVWVDQVYFGLQGLANYGFHDDVQTQMNKILENAEGLLEDGAIRENYNPETGAVQGATNFGWSAAHFYMMYRNFMNKSE from the coding sequence ATGCGCTTTAAGAAAAGTTTACTGGCGGCATCGATCATTACATCAATGCTACTGACAGGCTGTACCGACAAAAATGATGACGATGAAATTAACATTGATCGTTCTTCCCTGAATCCTCTGGGTGAAATCGCCCTGCAGTATGACAACGTACTGAACCGTAGCGGCAACCCAATGGCCCTGCGTGAGCGGGATAAATACAGTAATATTAAATTCAACCCACTGTACGACAATGGTAGCTGGCACGGCTTCCTGCTGCCGGGCAGCGCTGATACTTACGGCAGCTTTACCGGCCCTTCCATTATCGCTGAAGAGTACAATGTTCTGCTGGGCAAATACATGGACCAGCTGTCCCTGACCGACAGCAGCGGCCGTGTTTACGACCTGACTTCGGTTAAAAATCCTGAGCTGATTTCTTACCCCGGCGCCCTGTACCAGCGTTATGATCTGGGAGATATTGAAGTCGCTATGGAAATGCGTTTTGTCGATAAACGCGTCTCCCTGGTTAAGACCACTGTCCTGAACAAATCCAGCTCTGCAAAAGAGCTGACCTTTAACTGGGCGGGTGAGCTGACAGAAGAGTTGTATCGTAAACCGGGTGTCACAAATAAAGAAACAGTGACAGGAAAATACGGTGAAGAGTTCCGCACCTTCACGCCTGACATTTATGGTATCAATGTCCGCCTGAATGAACAGCGTGATACCTATGTGATGATGACTCAGGATGGTGCGACCTTTATGATTCGTCGCACGCTTGAAACAAAATTCAATCTGAATGATCCACTCAGCTATGAGTCCAAATCCTCGCCGGTTACCATTGCCGCCGGTAGCTCTTCGTCTGTCTGGTCCACCCAGGCCTACGGTCACGATGCGAATGAAGTAGCCGACATTGAAAAGCGGACTGCAAGCATCCTGAACAACCCTGAAAGCTATTTCAAGAAGTCTGCAGATCGCTGGGAAGGTTACCTGAAAAACGGTCTGACCAACGATAAAGCCACCAAACAGCAGTCCCGTCTGGCGGTAAAAACCATCCAGAACCTGCACACCAACTGGCGTTCGCCCTATGGCTTCCTGCAGACCTCCGGTGTAACCCCCTCTTATACCGCACCATGGTTTGCCGGTGGCATCTGGCCATGGGACAGCTGGAAGCACGTTTACGCACTGGCCCACATCAACCCTGATCTGGCCATGGACAACGTGCGTGCCATGTTCGACTATCAGGTGACCAAAGACGACACACTGCGTCCACAGGATGCCGGTATGTTGATTGACGTGGTATTCCCGAATGCCCAGTCCCTGCGTGTAGAAAAACCATTTAATAATGATGTAATTCGACACCTGCAAAACGCTGATCACCTGGACGGCGACAACTGGAACGAACGCAACACCAAACCATCCCTGGCGTCCTGGTCCGTATGGGAAACCTACCTGGGTCTGAAAGAGCAGGGTCGTGAAGACGATGCCGTCAAGTGGATCGCAGAAATGTACCCACAGCTGGTTGAGTACCATAACTGGTGGTACACAAATCGTGACGTCAATGGCAACGGTATTGTTGAGTACGGTGCCACTATGGACCCGGCTCACAACGATGAACACGGTGAGCTGAAGTTCAGCTTTACTTATTCTGATAAACTGGAAATGCCTGATGACCTGAAGAAGATGATGGGAGAATCCTGTCTGGAAGGTGAAGAGCAGAAGCAAACCTGCTACAGCACAGACATGTATGACCTGATGGCAGACTGGGGTGAAGTTGATATTTCTGCTCCGGCACAGGATGGTGCAGGCTGGGAGTCCGGCAGGGATAATGCCGCCAACTTTGGTTTCATTTCTGATGAACAGCTGCAAGCGTATGCGGAAAAAGAACACGACGGCAACATGGTTCTTGCCCGTGCCGACTGGACACCCCGCTTCTTCCAGCACAAGGTGAATGGCGAACCAGTAGGCTACACCATCAACCAGGAATCCGTTGACATCAACTCTTACCTGGCGGGTGAAAAGAACTTTCTGGCGCAAATGGCGGATCTCCTGGGCAAGTTGGAAGACGCCAAAACCTACCGCGAAGACGCAGAGAAGATCGCGACCTACATCAACACCCACATGTTTGATGAAACGTCCGGCTTCTACTACGATCTCAAAATTTCCGGCAAAAAAGTGGAGCCTTACCAGAAGGATACAGACGGCGAGCTGCTGACTATGCGTGGCCGCGGCCCTGAAGGCTGGTCCCCACTGTTTAACAAGGTTGCTACACAGGAAAATGCTCAGAAGGTTCGTGATGTGATCATGGACCCGAAAGAGTTTAATGCTCCAAAGGTACCATTCCCCACTGCTGCCATGAGCAACCCGGCTTACAACCCGGACATTTACTGGCGTGGTCGTGTCTGGGTTGACCAGGTGTATTTTGGCCTGCAGGGGCTGGCAAACTACGGCTTCCACGATGATGTTCAAACCCAGATGAACAAGATTCTGGAGAACGCTGAAGGCCTGCTGGAAGACGGCGCCATCAGGGAGAACTATAACCCTGAAACCGGTGCCGTTCAGGGCGCTACCAACTTCGGCTGGAGTGCGGCGCATTTCTACATGATGTACCGCAACTTTATGAACAAGTCAGAATAA
- the ebgR gene encoding transcriptional regulator EbgR, with the protein MTTLKEIALEAGVSLSTVSRVLNDDPTISVKNETRHKILEVAEQLEYKSTRKRKKQQEAALNILAVYNYSQENEVHDPYYLSIRYGIELQCKKLNFNLKESYGFNPECDAGSCSGVLLVGCASDTLLQQLKERFQHVVCIDSSRFEGEVDCVYTDLGRISRQVVDLFINEGYSKLGFIGGRDIEAATDEREEVFLSYGQKKGVVSSQDVYVGEFSSSSGYKLAQAMIKQSLPEAIFVASDSMAIGVLRALHESQVRVPGDVALISVNDIPTAKFTFPPLSTYRIHSELMGVQGVNLLSEQIREDRDIPLTLTIPAQLKSRGTTR; encoded by the coding sequence ATGACTACGCTCAAAGAAATTGCACTTGAAGCAGGAGTTTCGCTTTCAACGGTGTCGAGGGTGTTAAATGATGACCCCACCATCAGTGTCAAAAATGAAACCCGCCATAAAATTCTGGAGGTCGCTGAACAGCTGGAGTACAAAAGCACTCGTAAAAGAAAAAAGCAGCAGGAAGCGGCACTGAATATATTGGCTGTTTACAACTACAGTCAGGAAAACGAAGTTCACGACCCCTACTACCTCTCCATCCGCTACGGAATAGAGCTTCAGTGCAAGAAGCTTAATTTCAACCTGAAAGAAAGTTACGGATTTAACCCGGAGTGTGATGCTGGCAGTTGTAGCGGTGTGCTCCTGGTTGGCTGTGCGTCAGACACCTTGCTTCAACAGTTGAAAGAACGCTTTCAGCATGTGGTGTGTATAGATAGCAGCCGCTTTGAGGGTGAGGTTGATTGTGTCTATACGGATTTGGGCAGAATCAGTCGGCAGGTGGTTGATCTGTTTATCAATGAAGGCTACTCAAAGCTGGGCTTTATCGGTGGCCGGGATATTGAGGCGGCGACTGATGAGCGCGAAGAAGTTTTTCTGAGTTATGGTCAGAAAAAAGGGGTGGTTTCATCGCAAGATGTTTATGTCGGTGAATTTTCAAGCTCCTCAGGCTATAAGCTGGCACAGGCAATGATTAAGCAATCTCTGCCAGAAGCTATCTTTGTCGCATCGGATTCCATGGCCATCGGTGTGCTGCGGGCGTTGCACGAGAGTCAGGTAAGAGTGCCTGGCGATGTTGCGCTGATTAGTGTTAATGATATTCCGACGGCAAAGTTTACCTTTCCTCCTTTGTCGACATACAGGATTCACTCAGAGCTGATGGGGGTCCAGGGTGTGAACCTGTTGTCAGAGCAGATTCGGGAGGATCGCGATATTCCACTGACCCTGACTATCCCAGCCCAGTTAAAAAGTCGGGGAACCACTCGCTAA
- a CDS encoding ATP-binding protein, translating to MSDFVDVGTGAKVRSKTARKYWGRLSSLSRTLLPDSLPGRFFMFMLLLVFASQLVISSVWNFQSWTTQEKALENVVSNMAVRVLSTIEYFDSLPDRYRHIILDQLRDMGGTRYFVTLNRDFIEIDELPGTRSQDIVINGFKDTLGAFQANGTFSNDAISIAFSAPETLRVFNNNTYLMELTESWGQHTLIVEPLSLPVLVIQVPVSDNEWLYLATLMPDSGIMSSSLPMDLQVIYLFGLTVLLMFGSWMIYVLTQPVEQLSKAAENFGRSFEPVYLPEEGAREFKTTASAFNRMQRNIQHFLNDRKQLFSGISHDLKTPLTRLRLRAEMLDDDDERQGFVEDIEHLDMMVRSALQMVRDTDIHENPESVDLEQMLENIARAGRSVGQKISVKCHEHEVVTGKPLALRRCFENLIDNAVIYGGSADISLSVEDGYNRIVIRDQGPGLPGGMEEEVFQPYRRFEHGEACNPGGNGLGLITARHLVGTHGGQLSLRNHPQGGLEVTLTIPCDI from the coding sequence TTGTCTGACTTTGTTGATGTTGGCACTGGCGCAAAGGTTCGCAGTAAAACGGCCAGAAAGTACTGGGGCAGACTGTCTTCCCTGAGTCGAACTCTACTGCCTGACTCTCTGCCCGGACGGTTTTTCATGTTTATGCTGTTGCTGGTGTTTGCTTCGCAACTGGTCATCAGCAGTGTCTGGAACTTTCAAAGCTGGACGACTCAGGAAAAGGCACTGGAAAACGTTGTTTCCAATATGGCTGTGCGAGTATTGTCGACGATTGAGTACTTTGATTCCCTGCCTGACCGCTATCGGCACATTATTCTGGATCAGTTGCGGGATATGGGGGGGACGCGTTATTTCGTGACACTCAACCGTGACTTTATCGAGATCGACGAACTGCCCGGAACCCGAAGTCAGGATATTGTGATTAACGGTTTTAAGGACACCCTGGGGGCCTTTCAGGCCAATGGTACTTTTTCCAATGACGCTATCAGTATTGCGTTTTCGGCACCGGAAACGCTGCGGGTGTTTAATAACAACACTTACCTGATGGAATTAACCGAAAGCTGGGGGCAGCACACGCTGATTGTTGAGCCACTGTCGTTGCCGGTTCTGGTGATACAGGTGCCGGTTTCAGATAATGAGTGGTTGTATCTTGCTACCCTGATGCCAGACTCCGGCATTATGTCGTCTTCTCTGCCTATGGATTTGCAAGTGATTTATCTGTTCGGGCTGACCGTCTTGCTGATGTTCGGAAGCTGGATGATTTACGTGCTGACGCAGCCGGTGGAGCAATTATCCAAGGCGGCTGAAAATTTTGGCAGAAGTTTTGAGCCTGTGTATTTGCCGGAAGAAGGGGCGCGGGAGTTTAAGACGACTGCCAGTGCCTTTAACCGCATGCAAAGGAATATTCAACACTTCCTGAATGACCGGAAACAACTGTTTTCCGGAATTTCCCATGATCTGAAAACACCGTTAACGCGGTTGCGCTTGCGGGCAGAAATGCTGGATGACGACGATGAACGACAGGGGTTTGTTGAAGATATTGAACATCTGGATATGATGGTGCGCAGCGCCTTGCAAATGGTTCGGGATACGGATATCCATGAAAATCCGGAAAGTGTCGATCTGGAACAGATGCTGGAGAATATTGCCCGGGCTGGCCGGTCTGTTGGGCAGAAGATCAGCGTTAAGTGCCATGAGCACGAAGTCGTCACTGGCAAGCCCCTGGCACTGCGGCGTTGTTTTGAAAACCTGATTGATAATGCGGTGATCTATGGTGGCAGTGCTGATATCTCTCTTTCTGTAGAAGACGGTTATAACCGCATTGTCATCAGAGATCAGGGACCCGGATTGCCAGGAGGTATGGAAGAAGAAGTCTTTCAGCCCTATCGTCGTTTTGAGCATGGTGAAGCCTGTAATCCCGGAGGTAATGGCTTAGGCCTGATTACTGCACGACACCTGGTGGGGACTCACGGGGGGCAGTTAAGCCTTCGCAACCATCCGCAGGGTGGACTGGAAGTGACGCTTACCATTCCTTGTGACATCTGA
- a CDS encoding response regulator, with protein MVDSSTVFVVDDDDSIRDLLASYLKKNGYNVIAANSGESFLQAFQAWCSAGGDETRAIVVLDIMMPGMDGFDVCRELRTFSKAPVIMLTAVSDEMDRIIGLEMGADDYLGKPFNPRELLARIKAIFRRSEQVAEPKNTGRYAVFNGFCLDTVTRELVSPEGEIVPLTGADYNLLMLFIRNQGKVLSRESIADVTRKRNPAPMDRFIDVNVSRLRQCLGENARAPELIKTVRGQGYILTTEVVWIDKASA; from the coding sequence ATGGTTGATTCTAGCACTGTTTTTGTTGTAGACGACGATGATTCGATCCGCGATCTGCTGGCCAGTTACCTGAAAAAGAATGGTTATAACGTTATCGCTGCCAATAGTGGAGAAAGCTTTTTGCAGGCGTTTCAGGCGTGGTGTTCTGCCGGAGGGGATGAAACACGTGCCATTGTCGTGTTGGATATCATGATGCCGGGCATGGATGGCTTTGATGTCTGCCGGGAGTTGCGCACTTTCTCAAAAGCGCCGGTAATAATGCTGACAGCGGTTTCTGATGAAATGGATAGAATCATTGGTCTGGAAATGGGTGCTGACGATTATCTGGGTAAGCCCTTTAACCCTCGTGAACTGCTGGCACGCATTAAAGCGATTTTCCGCCGCAGTGAGCAGGTGGCAGAGCCAAAAAACACAGGGCGTTATGCGGTTTTTAATGGTTTCTGTCTGGATACGGTGACTCGTGAGCTGGTCTCACCTGAAGGTGAAATCGTACCTTTGACGGGGGCCGACTATAACCTGCTGATGTTGTTTATTCGCAATCAGGGCAAGGTGCTAAGTCGTGAGAGTATCGCTGATGTAACGCGCAAACGAAACCCGGCGCCCATGGATCGTTTTATCGATGTGAATGTCAGCCGTTTACGACAGTGCCTGGGTGAAAATGCCCGCGCTCCGGAACTGATCAAAACCGTCAGGGGGCAGGGGTACATATTAACGACTGAAGTCGTATGGATTGATAAAGCGTCCGCTTGA
- a CDS encoding ISL3 family transposase codes for MLIKTILNKVHKLKSFVYQDVKPGVYQGSEVFNVTVVPRKNSHAVCSGCLKPAPGYDSLAERRFEFVPLWGIRVFLLYTMRRVQCKTCGVKVEQVPWGDGKKELTKVYMQFLASWARKLSWKEVACTFNTSWEKVFHAVEYVVEWGKAHRSLDNIKAIGVDEVAYQIGHKYLTVVYQIDRNCTRLLWIGEERTEATIRSFFSFFGTERSQQLEYVCSDMWQPYVKAIAEFACQALHILDRFHIVAMLNKAIDEVRASEHKQLQADGYEPVLKKTRWCLLKRKENLTEKEEIKLNTVLQYNLKSVRAYLLKEEFQVFWDYISPHWAGKYLDRWCTRVMRSKIDPMKKVVKTIRRHKPLILNWFRAKKAFSSGIVEGLNTKIKLTTRKSYGFRTYRCAEIALYHALGKLPEPETAHRFY; via the coding sequence ATGCTGATTAAAACTATCCTCAATAAAGTCCATAAACTCAAGTCATTTGTTTATCAGGATGTAAAACCCGGCGTCTATCAAGGTTCAGAAGTATTTAATGTGACAGTGGTTCCTCGAAAGAACAGTCATGCCGTTTGCTCAGGCTGCTTGAAGCCAGCACCAGGCTACGATTCTCTTGCTGAACGCCGTTTTGAGTTCGTCCCTCTCTGGGGAATTAGAGTTTTTCTGCTCTACACAATGCGCAGGGTTCAATGCAAGACGTGTGGCGTAAAGGTTGAACAGGTTCCATGGGGTGATGGCAAGAAAGAACTTACCAAAGTCTACATGCAGTTTCTGGCAAGCTGGGCCAGAAAGCTCTCCTGGAAAGAGGTTGCCTGCACTTTCAATACATCATGGGAGAAGGTCTTTCATGCTGTTGAGTATGTGGTTGAATGGGGCAAGGCGCATCGTTCGCTCGACAATATCAAGGCCATAGGTGTCGACGAGGTGGCGTATCAAATAGGCCATAAGTACCTGACTGTCGTTTACCAGATTGATCGAAACTGCACACGATTGCTGTGGATTGGCGAAGAGCGTACTGAAGCGACGATTCGCAGCTTTTTCTCATTCTTTGGTACAGAGCGAAGCCAGCAGTTGGAGTATGTCTGCTCTGATATGTGGCAGCCTTACGTGAAGGCGATTGCGGAGTTTGCCTGCCAGGCACTGCATATTCTGGATCGCTTCCATATCGTTGCCATGCTAAACAAAGCCATTGATGAAGTCAGGGCATCAGAGCACAAACAACTTCAGGCAGACGGATATGAACCTGTTCTGAAAAAAACTCGCTGGTGCCTGCTCAAGAGAAAAGAAAATCTGACAGAGAAAGAAGAGATCAAGTTAAACACAGTACTCCAGTACAACCTGAAAAGTGTCAGAGCTTACCTGCTTAAAGAGGAATTTCAGGTGTTCTGGGATTACATTTCACCACATTGGGCAGGAAAATATCTGGATCGTTGGTGTACAAGAGTCATGCGGTCAAAGATAGATCCAATGAAGAAGGTGGTCAAAACTATTCGACGACATAAGCCACTTATTCTGAACTGGTTCAGGGCAAAAAAGGCGTTTTCCAGCGGAATTGTTGAGGGTCTGAATACCAAGATAAAACTCACTACGAGAAAATCGTATGGATTCAGAACCTACAGATGTGCAGAAATCGCCCTATATCATGCGCTTGGCAAACTACCTGAACCAGAAACTGCCCACAGATTTTACTGA
- a CDS encoding glycoside hydrolase family 2 TIM barrel-domain containing protein, with protein MTAVVYGDLKVADLYEDINHVPAVMENHQINGINKEAPRVNAFPYTVEALALNNKPELAGNYLSLNGLWKFNCAVNPQSRPKGFQQESFDVSQWDDIQVPGNWEAQGFDKAIYLDERFPFQTEWPEVPREYNPVGSYRRTFEMDKSWEGREIFLQLAGARTATFIWINGLRVGYTQNAKNPAEFNITPYVREGENSIALEIFRWSNASYLEKQDMLDMSGLEREVFIYSTDKTRIFDFDCRTTLDNTFTQGEISLNVDLKHFAESAPQGLTLKAQLLDDKNGFAPVVSQQQSVSFDSDEQRLTFAAEVAEPRLWSAEAPNLYTLMLTLSDSTGKVLETTSHKVGFRRIETTGGQLTVNGKAIKIKGVNRHELHPTLGHVATEETMLTDIRLMKEHNINAVRTSHFPCHSRWYQLCDEYGLYVVDEANIESHPLALSPETQIGDTESWIPAHLDRMQAMVERDKNHACVIIWSMGNEAGEGCVFETLYNWVKERDGSRPVQYEPAGEAPYTDIVCPMYPTLERLQAFSQQNDGRPMIMIEYAHAMGNSVGILNDYWKIIDNSQCLQGGFIWEWMDHALELTNDKGQKYWGYGKDYHPDLPTDGNFMNDGLVAPDRTPHPHMAEVKKVYQPVRFHAVDAAAGRFEIENHYDFISLDKFEIQYQISADGIRVAKGSLGVNAVEPGQREALTVDLSGLEISESSEYLITLSAVTRNNEPMLGSGYEAAWDQFSLTARPAYQKPAIKEEHSIKLAESEASVSLKGHNFDIRFDAKTGQMAEYRVDGKNLIRTGLEPNFWRGLTDNDLGAKAFEWATIWQDAGTKRQLTAIEVEQFNSQEVQVTTRFDLPTIECQYVLTYQVFADGECRVAAEFTPGEKELPVMMRFGMQMTLPSDYQFIQWFGRGPVETYEDRKGAKAAVYGGTIQEQIHAYPRPQETANKTDVRWVALTQQDGVGLEVIAEDTLLNTSAWPFAAEELDFVSDDGSMGASGLTPMSCKHGADLLPGNLVTWNIDLTQMGTGGQNSWGSMPPMQYQPQVKSYQYAFRMRPVKG; from the coding sequence ATGACGGCTGTCGTTTATGGTGACCTGAAGGTCGCTGACCTGTACGAAGATATCAATCATGTCCCTGCGGTGATGGAAAATCACCAGATTAATGGCATTAATAAAGAAGCGCCAAGGGTTAACGCGTTTCCTTACACGGTTGAAGCGCTGGCACTCAACAATAAGCCAGAGCTGGCGGGTAACTACCTGTCTCTGAACGGTTTGTGGAAGTTCAACTGTGCCGTTAACCCGCAATCCCGTCCAAAAGGATTCCAGCAGGAAAGCTTTGATGTTTCCCAGTGGGACGATATTCAGGTTCCCGGTAACTGGGAAGCCCAGGGTTTTGATAAAGCCATTTACCTGGATGAACGTTTTCCGTTTCAGACCGAGTGGCCTGAAGTGCCAAGGGAATACAACCCTGTAGGTTCCTATCGTCGTACATTTGAAATGGACAAAAGCTGGGAAGGCCGGGAAATTTTCCTGCAACTGGCTGGTGCCAGAACGGCTACCTTCATCTGGATTAATGGCCTGCGTGTTGGCTACACCCAGAACGCCAAGAACCCGGCTGAATTCAATATTACCCCTTATGTTCGGGAAGGTGAAAACAGCATCGCCCTGGAAATTTTCCGTTGGTCTAATGCCAGCTATCTGGAAAAGCAGGATATGCTGGATATGTCGGGCCTGGAGCGAGAAGTCTTTATCTATTCAACCGATAAGACCCGCATCTTTGACTTTGACTGCCGCACAACTCTCGATAACACCTTTACCCAGGGTGAAATCAGCCTCAACGTAGACCTGAAGCATTTTGCCGAGTCTGCCCCGCAGGGCCTGACTCTGAAGGCGCAGTTGCTGGACGATAAAAACGGTTTTGCGCCTGTTGTCAGCCAACAGCAAAGTGTGTCGTTTGACAGCGATGAGCAACGACTGACGTTTGCTGCTGAGGTGGCGGAGCCTCGTCTGTGGAGCGCCGAAGCCCCTAACCTCTACACTCTGATGCTGACCCTGAGCGATAGCACTGGCAAGGTTCTGGAAACGACCTCCCATAAAGTCGGTTTCCGTCGTATTGAAACCACGGGTGGTCAACTGACGGTTAATGGCAAGGCGATTAAAATCAAAGGTGTGAACCGTCACGAGCTGCACCCAACCCTGGGTCATGTGGCCACTGAAGAGACCATGCTCACTGATATCCGCCTGATGAAAGAACATAACATCAATGCGGTGCGCACCAGTCACTTCCCATGCCACTCCCGTTGGTATCAGTTGTGCGATGAGTATGGCCTGTATGTGGTTGACGAAGCCAATATCGAGTCTCACCCACTGGCTCTGAGTCCTGAAACCCAGATTGGTGATACCGAGTCCTGGATTCCGGCTCACCTGGATCGTATGCAGGCGATGGTGGAAAGAGATAAGAACCATGCCTGTGTCATTATCTGGTCTATGGGTAATGAAGCCGGTGAGGGCTGTGTCTTTGAAACCCTGTACAACTGGGTAAAAGAGCGCGACGGTAGTCGTCCGGTTCAGTACGAGCCAGCCGGTGAAGCGCCTTATACCGATATCGTTTGCCCAATGTATCCAACCCTGGAACGTCTGCAGGCGTTTTCCCAGCAAAACGACGGTCGCCCAATGATCATGATCGAGTATGCTCACGCTATGGGTAACTCGGTCGGTATCCTGAATGATTACTGGAAGATCATTGATAACAGTCAGTGCCTGCAGGGTGGTTTTATCTGGGAATGGATGGACCATGCGCTGGAACTGACCAACGACAAGGGTCAGAAGTACTGGGGCTATGGCAAGGACTACCATCCTGACCTGCCTACCGACGGTAACTTTATGAACGATGGTCTGGTAGCGCCTGATCGTACTCCGCACCCGCACATGGCAGAAGTGAAAAAGGTTTACCAGCCGGTTCGTTTCCATGCGGTTGATGCGGCTGCCGGTCGTTTTGAAATTGAAAACCATTACGATTTCATTAGTCTGGACAAGTTTGAGATTCAATACCAGATCAGTGCGGATGGTATTCGAGTGGCTAAAGGCTCCCTGGGTGTTAATGCTGTAGAGCCCGGTCAGCGTGAAGCGCTGACAGTTGACCTTTCCGGTCTGGAGATCAGCGAAAGCAGTGAATACCTGATTACCCTGAGTGCTGTAACCCGTAACAATGAGCCAATGCTGGGCTCAGGCTATGAAGCGGCGTGGGATCAATTCTCCCTGACCGCTCGCCCTGCCTATCAGAAGCCAGCGATTAAGGAAGAGCATTCCATAAAACTGGCGGAATCAGAAGCTTCCGTTTCACTGAAAGGGCATAACTTCGATATTCGTTTTGATGCGAAGACGGGGCAGATGGCTGAGTACCGGGTGGATGGTAAGAACCTGATTCGCACGGGTCTGGAGCCAAACTTCTGGCGTGGTCTGACCGATAACGATCTGGGGGCAAAAGCGTTTGAGTGGGCGACCATCTGGCAGGACGCCGGCACTAAACGTCAACTGACCGCTATTGAGGTGGAGCAGTTCAATTCACAGGAAGTGCAGGTGACTACCCGTTTTGACCTGCCAACGATTGAGTGTCAGTACGTTCTTACTTACCAGGTCTTTGCTGATGGCGAGTGTCGTGTAGCGGCTGAATTTACGCCAGGTGAGAAAGAGTTGCCGGTGATGATGCGCTTTGGTATGCAAATGACTCTGCCTTCTGACTACCAGTTTATTCAATGGTTTGGTCGTGGTCCGGTAGAGACTTACGAAGACCGTAAAGGCGCGAAGGCGGCTGTGTATGGTGGCACCATTCAGGAACAGATTCATGCTTACCCACGCCCGCAGGAAACAGCGAATAAGACCGATGTTCGCTGGGTGGCACTGACACAACAGGATGGTGTTGGTCTGGAAGTGATTGCTGAAGACACGCTACTTAATACCAGTGCCTGGCCGTTTGCCGCTGAAGAGCTGGATTTTGTGTCAGACGACGGTTCCATGGGAGCGTCCGGCCTGACTCCAATGTCCTGCAAGCATGGCGCTGACCTGCTGCCTGGCAACCTGGTGACCTGGAATATTGATCTGACCCAGATGGGTACTGGCGGTCAGAACTCCTGGGGCTCCATGCCACCAATGCAGTATCAGCCGCAGGTGAAGTCTTATCAGTACGCATTCCGTATGCGACCTGTTAAAGGTTAA